The following are encoded together in the Osmia lignaria lignaria isolate PbOS001 chromosome 6, iyOsmLign1, whole genome shotgun sequence genome:
- the LOC117607603 gene encoding uncharacterized protein LOC117607603 isoform X4 has translation METLLPSEIARLVLGYLEGQRCLEAAKIFLETCPHLQECRTVFSSGKRFSTKVNGMTLIDVIEKFVAINIIIQERLNKITDCEQLKHCGDLLEQLKFLIEETRGQRFVVNINVPSQGNSQVSNGSPIISSSVRKRCHSNSDRERCKRTKVMANTSQQINSAAGHVNSYDSIETTPLESLPGHTNTSEQSKCGSIHVEEKKHISSEEEVGSIGNNSNSNSCNNNNNGNNNNNNNNNNNNNNSNSNNSTNQDAQNLEDAVVDNTCKTNNGKDSCTFEKCTAATSTEELRSYSCVEVQTSPYDTPESESESNDEPIENLSLLTKELLNRTELQERIAENINKAILPTDVSSKEENLNDSTNGEANTSVMADLSNAIKSIVEATESDPVFERFLDEMIGSQIEADTSPDEDIEANNRPKTKLTNGSREKEIEISTMVNSSSTTELVISDMKLSEEVKVTDIPLKQRLRSSSRQQNARVEDDQREQEKEDNVLEDQNAAAILSIINANITNKCPTTYEEKSLESRKEVVPVDIENEKKSKVSTFEVSSEDGSRQEEHGKSSNIENQQIVCINEETVRNINAAETKVKKSTVRRTKPSKAKNESENNLNGNKGNTFDEQDIMTMPTLIVCSKEEINNILCASSIPSRRKSRFVPIVPKDPTGKNGKNFMETLYLKTVNVPQKVAPTTSSTSSTSSTSSTSSTSSTSMTRQTIHSGERQDKQINNKGKCRSIRSVNNLAGSSITSPAILPNTTTSKLIVGESITLYGNENSARTLVDSSNMPTINIEDNVSLSGSGLSPYLKFNCNKNNQNQSLSDIDLTPVVQATEKAVVPVKSNFDDEQQPLNCKAVAVDPITKRTPRTLLKSRTKNYRLSLSTPRRKSNHIRVLDFNTPTKVIASTSASAVTIAGTVTGNIASSGTVSDSENVSSLKHVKSVCRTCLFKSPPFSNSTMIGHQTTCPETVIESSNKVAVATTECSVSKVTNVSEKCRKDENNVSILSEQKLKSTKMVKDTWDADLRKSLQTTNTEDDRRKSKSVVSNKEKCKSRASKGKSIKSLPTKESSVAAAKEKKRKRTKGKVLSTEEEKAESNIVSIPDKNSLFDIDSAKTNDVLPTRSNENKHKTVSERNKLDELSIFEKNRVDESLVITTTTTTTTTTTMIETITTMATMTATSMTTTTTTTATITATRTIDDSKVEKNNMKKYVPLKTLKTNLNRCEKSTNENNIMSTNGNDTQFSELTKISTDVSQQLLQIPNLIDLETPRKLENSDVPPTPRLLSPSSSITPFVKTNEDSSKIRNFISTPEFPTTPCIALTPKHLEETTTDNPKEETFHSCSPYYKPTFEQNEHSEKLSGSKTSKTSKTSKTANDLQKSPVISSSSQCTNQCVPPGNVIGSSSTFQTRLSEKLEITQFEVIKENLPKEEAIKELKISASSRDSTSHCTKGNKANCRVKDENAELIIDKNGTDDSSTAKYCARVVDNKKKYLRNCEESLDRDASSSSSSSTSSSSSSSSSSSSSSSSSSSSSSSSSSSPSSSSSPSASSSPISTFLPPSSISPELKVTNSLETSSSSKKNKKISNQIYTDTTSNDNSICKLATRRIQEETTNTEYLVTSASTLTKLTIKSTDVLCTNRTEEAIIALRKCESSPLKVFSVMKNERDRQKEEEEEEEEEEEEEELLQETPAKNEILINEADISETPSSSKTGVENLTNLSSKISAFINSEDGNRNQDLYVGNCTAKSLKQKAKIVKAQHTFKPTMSVKRFSLLQKQQQQQKCLTIDKKLVVQLEAKRQRMITKFRDIPKSSLTRRTTRQKRIICKGNKNNVTVKQKKNRSASLQIQKNDDSVSEKKQKKKKKKKKIDELDNDNDNINNDNRSSNNNSSNDNSIGNTDDTSVKRLNVDNVAEMKDCKRLKENSNRENDSDKIAFNDTLTLKIVKQTDVQNDSKKPPICTIVENNTNNNEENDVAIQSEEELNRVAEAENKIFNINRVENKETRRLETSEYSGNSINSKNCIAINAEESDIPVILNKTSNEIISQESKFSTMKNEESYKEKNTYKAIKQANYSGKANALSKSKVDLVKRDLFSDEENDYKTKFSSNQKNDLIKTVSIDNSDLPSAKNLSHVLQSLQLVPACKTDQPNKLESKVEKCDGKTNFNVVAPNSVEYHFLYDDSAPLKKRRRRYSSHELEFQINVVLNDQSNDECVKVWTATDYEEIFNLPPKSKKKLANRKSPLKYENHCETSLDTLSATSTHAKPLATSSPIDRPFFSKTKKLATTSLLQTSTVNERNKYLQQTIDNKKRLKTDKNQETITDTSVVKLQKNMLVEPKQNNQFEKREHLTDPRTLLNNLDLDKFLTSVHGPA, from the exons ATGGAAACATTATTACCATCGGAAATAGCTAGACTGGTTCTTG GATACCTAGAAGGTCAAAGGTGTCTAGAAGCTGCCAAAATATTTTTAGAGACTTGTCCCCATTTACAAGAATGTCGTACAGTATTTTCTAGTGGGAAAAGATTTAGTACCAAAGTTAACGGAATGACACTGATagatgttattgaaaaatttgttgcTATTAACATAATAA TTCAGGAACGCCTGAACAAAATTACAGACTGCGAACAATTGAAACACTGTGGAGATTTACTAGAACAGTTAAAATTTCTCATAGAAGAAACCCGCGGACAACGTTTTGTCGTTAATATCAACGTTCCTTCGCAG GGTAATTCCCAAGTATCCAATGGCTCTCCCATAATATCTAGCAGTGTACGTAAAAGATGTCACAGTAACAGCGATCGTGAACGATGCAAACGTACAAAAGTGATGGCGAATACATCGCAACAAATCAACTCGGCCGCTGGTCACG TAAATAGTTACGATAGCATAGAGACAACACCATTAGAAAGTTTGCCTGGTCACACAAATACGAGCGAACAATCTAAATGTGGTAGCATTCACGTGGAAGAGAAGAAACATATCAGCTCTGAAGAAGAAGTTGGAAGTATTGGCAATAATAGCAATAGTAAtagttgtaataataataataacggcaacaacaataacaacaacaacaacaacaacaacaacaacaacagtaatagtaataata GTACTAATCAAGATGCGCAAAATCTAGAAGATGCTGTAGTAGATAATACGTGTAAAACGAATAATGGAAAAGATTCGTGCACGTTTGAAAAATGTACTGCGGCTACAAGCACGGAAGAGTTACGGAGTTATTCGTGCGTGGAGGTCCAGACTAGCCCGTACGATACACCGGAGTCCGAATCAGAAAGCAACGACGAACCAATTGAAAATCTCAGT TTACTGACGAAAGAGTTGTTGAATCGTACCGAATTACAAGAAAGAATTGCCGAGAACATTAACAAAGCAATACTTCCAACGGATGTATCATCGAAAGAGGAAAATTTAAATGATTCGACGAACGGCGAAGCAAATACCTCTGTCATGGCAGACTTAAGTAACGCGATTAAATCGATAGTAGAGGCAACGGAATCTGATCCTGTATTTGAAAGATTTCTCGATGAAATGATCGGCTCGCAGATAGAAGCGGATACGAGTCCCGATGAAGACATCGAAGCCAATAATAGACCGAAAACGAAGTTGACGAATGGATCGCgagagaaagaaattgaaatttcaacaaTGGTGAATAGTAGCTCAACAACAGAGTTGGTAATATCAGATATGAAATTATCCGAGGAGGTAAAGGTGACAGATATACCGTTAAAACAGAGACTTCGCAGTTCTTCGAGGCAACAAAATGCTCGAGTCGAAGATGACCAACGAGAGCAAGAGAAGGAAGATAACGTGTTGGAAGATCAAAACGCTGCCGCGATATTAAGTATAATAAATGCCAATATTACGAACAAGTGTCCGACGACGTACGAGGAAAAAAGCTTAGAGAGTCGAAAAGAAGTTGTACCGGTCGACATTGAGAATGAAAAGAAATCGAAGGTTTCGACATTTGAAGTTTCTTCAGAGGATGGTAGTAGGCAAGAGGAACATGGAAAATCATCGAACATTGAAAATCAACAAATTGTTTGTATCAATGAAGAAACAGTTCGAAATATTAACGCGGCTGAGACAAAGGTAAAAAAGTCGACGGTAAGGAGAACGAAGCCGTCGAAAGCTAAAAACGAATCGGAGAATAATCTGAACGGTAACAAAGGCAATACATTCGATGAACAAGACATAATGACGATGCCAACGTTGATAGTGTGttcgaaagaagaaataaaCAACATATTATGTGCAAGTTCTATACCGTCTAGAAGAAAGTCGCGGTTCGTTCCTATCGTTCCAAAGGATCCAACAGGTAAAAATGGGAAAAATTTTATGGAGACGCTGTATTTGAAAACTGTAAATGTTCCTCAAAAGGTAGCACCAACGACATCGTCAACATCATCAACGTCGTCAACATCGTCAACATCGTCAACATCGTCGACGTCGATGACTCGTCAAACAATCCATTCAGGCGAGAGGCAGGATAAACAAATAAACAACAAAGGAAAATGTAGATCGATTCGGAGCGTTAATAATTTGGCAGGTAGTTCGATAACAAGTCCCGCCATTTTACCCAACACCACCACGAGCAAACTCATCGTCGGAGAATCGATTACTCTTTACGGGAACGAAAATAGTGCAAGAACATTAGTGGATAGTTCAAATATGCCTACTATAAACATAGAAGATAACGTTAGTTTGTCTGGCTCGGGATTATCTCCGTACTTAAAATTCAATTGCAATAAGAACAATCAAAATCAAAGTTTGTCAGACATCGACTTGACACCTGTTGTACAAGCTACTGAAAAAGCTGTTGTTCCGGTTAAAAGTAACTTCGACGACGAGCAGCAGCCATTGAATTGCAAGGCTGTTGCGGTCGACCCGATTACTAAACGCACTCCGAGAACGTTGTTGAAAAGCAGGACAAAAAATTATAGATTGAGTTTATCTACACCCAGACGGAAAAGCAATCATATAAGAGTTCTCGATTTCAATACACCGACGAAGGTAATAGCTTCGACGTCAGCGTCGGCAGTGACAATTGCGGGAACCGTAACGGGCAATATTGCATCCAGTGGAACGGTTAGCGATAGCGAAAACGTGTCCTCCTTAAAACACGTTAAATCGGTATGTAGAACTTGTCTTTTCAAGTCCCCACCATTTTCTAATTCTACGATGATCGGGCATCAAACGACGTGCCCGGAAACAGTTATCGAATCGTCAAACAAAGTTGCCGTAGCGACAACCGAATGTTCTGTATCGAAAGTTACAAACGTTTCGGAAAAGTGTCGGAAGGACGAAAACAATGTCAGCATTTTGTCCGAACAGAAATTAAAATCAACGAAAATGGTAAAGGACACATGGGACGCGGACTTGAGGAAATCTTTACAAACGACTAACACGGAAGACGATCGTCGGAAAAGCAAGAGCGTTGTTTCAAATAAAGAAAAGTGCAAATCACGCGCGTCGAAAGGAAAAAGTATCAAAAGTCTACCGACTAAAGAGTCGTCGGTTGCCGCTGCAAAAGAGAAAAAACGAAAAAGGACAAAAGGAAAGGTGTTGtcgacagaagaagaaaaggcaGAGAGTAATATCGTGTCGATACCGGATAAAAATTCGTTGTTCGATATCGATAGTGCCAAGACAAACGACGTTTTGCCAACGCGTAGTAACGAGAATAAACATAAAACTGTCTCTGAACGGAACAAACTGGACGAATTATCCATTTTCGAGAAGAATCGTGTCGATGAATCGTTAGTGATAACAACAACGACAACAACCACTACTACCACTACGATGATAGAAACAATAACAACAATGGCAACGATGACGGCGACgtcgatgacgacgacgacgacgacgacggcaacGATAACAGCAACAAGAACAATCGACGATTCGAAagttgagaaaaataatatgaaaaagtaTGTCCCATTGAAAACGTTAAAAACCAATTTAAATAGATGTGAAAAATCGACGAACGAGAACAATATAATGTCGACGAATGGGAATGATACGCAATTCTCTGAGCTGACGAAAATTTCCACGGATGTCTCGCAGCAATTATTACAAATACCTAATTTGATTGATTTGGAAACGCCAAGAAAGTTGGAGAACTCCGACGTTCCACCGACACCCAGATTACTTAGTCCTAGCAGCAGTATCACGCCGTTTGTTAAAACAAACGAAGACTCGAGTAAAATacgaaattttataagtactccGGAATTTCCGACAACACCTTGTATAGCGTTAACTCCAAAACACTTGGAAGAAACTACGACCGATAATCCGAAGGAAGAAACCTTCCATTCCTGTTCCCCCTATTATAAACCTACTTTTGAGCAGAACGAACATTCGGAGAAATTATCAGGGTCAAAGACGTCAAAGACGTCAAAGACGTCAAAGACGGCAAACGATTTGCAAAAATCGCCTGTAATATCATCCTCCTCGCAATGCACGAACCAGTGCGTGCCGCCCGGCAACGTTATCGGTTCGAGCAGCACCTTTCAAACACGCCTatctgaaaaattagaaataacacAATTTGAAGTGATCAAGGAAAATTTGCCTAAAGAAGAGGCAATAAAAGAGCTTAAAATATCAGCCAGTTCTCGAGATTCGACGTCGCATTGTACAAAAGGTAACAAAGCTAATTGTCGTGTCAAAGACGAGAATGCAGAATTAATTATCGATAAAAACGGCACGGACGATAGCAGTACGGCCAAATATTGCGCGAGGGTAGttgataacaaaaaaaaatatttgcgcAACTGCGAAGAATCCTTAGACAGAGACGCAtcatcctcttcctcttcttcgaccTCTTCATCCTCATCgtcgtcctcctcctcctcctcctcgtcctcgtcctcttcttcgtcctcctcatcatcatcatcatcgccCTCGTCTTCGTCTTCACCTTCGGCATCTTCCTCGCCGATTTCTACATTTTTACCACCTTCGTCCATTTCACCAGAATTGAAAGTAACAAACTCGTTGGAAACATCATCGTCCagcaaaaagaataaaaaaatttcgaatCAAATTTATACAGATACTACGAGCAATGACAATTCAATATGCAAACTTGCTACGCGTCGAATACAGGAAGAAACAACGAATACAGAATATTTGGTTACCTCGGCAAGTACTTTGACAAAATTAACGATCAAATCAACGGATGTATTATGTACGAATCGTACCGAAGAAGCAATTATCGCTTTAAGAAAATGCGAGTCATCGCCGTTAAAAGTGTTTTCggtaatgaaaaatgaaagggatcgacagaaggaagaagaagaagaggaggaggaggaggaggaggaggaagagctGCTACAAGAAACTCCGgccaaaaatgaaattttaataaacgaaGCAGATATTTCCGAAACTCCGAGCAGTTCTAAGACCGGTGTAGAAAACTTGACTAATTtatcttcaaaaatttcagCGTTTATCAATTCAGAAGATGGAAATCGGAATCAGGATTTATACGTAGGAAATTGTACAGCGAAAAGCCTTAAGCAAAAGGCAAAAATAGTGAAAGCGCAACATACTTTCAAACCCACAATGTCCGTAAAACGTTTTTCTTTGTTAcaaaaacaacaacaacagcaaaagTGTTTGACTATAGACAAGAAATTAGTCGTTCAATTAGAAGCAAAACGTCAACGTATGATAACGAAATTTAGAGATATTCCTAAATCTAGTCTTACCCGTAGAACAACCCGACAGAAACGAATTATTTGTAagggtaataaaaataatgtaaccgTAAAACAAAAGAAGAATCGTAGCGCGTCTCTTCAGATTCAGAAGAATGATGATTCAGTTAGCgagaagaaacaaaagaaaaaaaagaaaaagaagaaaattgacgagctcgataacgataacgataacatCAACAATGACAATCgtagcagcaacaacaacagcagcaacgatAATAGTATTGGTAATACCGATGATACAAGCGTAAAACGTTTAAACGTGGACAACGTAGCAGAAATGAAAGATTGCAAGAGACTGAAGGAAAATTCAAATCGAGAAAATGATAGTGATAAAATTGCGTTCAACGACACTTTGACGTTAAAAATTGTAAAGCAAACGGATGTGCAGAACGATTCAAAGAAACCTCCTATCTGCACGATTGTCGAGAATAACACGAATAATAACGAAGAAAACGATGTTGCGATTCAAAGCGAAGAAGAATTAAATAGAGTTGCGGAAgcggaaaataaaattttcaatataaatagagtggaaaataaagaaacaaggAGATTGGAAACGTCAGAATATTCGGgaaattcaataaattcaaaaaattgtATTGCGATCAATGCCGAAGAAAGTGATATACCTGTTATCTTGAATAAGACTAGCAATGAAATTATTTCACAAGAAAGCAAGTTTAGTacgatgaaaaatgaagaaagttaCAAAGAGAAAAATACGTACAAAGCAATAAAACAAGCTAATTATAGCGGTAAAGCAAACGCCTTATCAAAATCTAAGGTTGATCTAGTAAAACGAGATTTGTTTAGCGACGAAGAGAATGATTACAAAACAAAGTTTTCATCTAATCAGAAAAATGATCTTATCAAAACTGTATCTATAGACAATTCTGACTTACCAAGTGCCAAGAATTTATCGCACGTTCTTCAGAGTTTACAACTCGTTCCCGCGTGCAAAACTGATCAACCGAACAAACTTGAATCAAAAGTGGAAAAATGCGATGGTAAAACGAATTTCAACGTGGTTGCACCAAATTCGGTAGAATACCATTTTCTCTACGACGATAGTGCTCCGTTAAAGAAAAGAAGACGAAGATACAGCAGTCACGAAttggaatttcaaattaatgtagtCTTGAACGATCAAAGTAACGACGAATGCGTTAAGGTATGGACAGCCACCGATTACGAAGAGATATTCAATCTGCCGCCAAAATCTAAAAAGAAATTAGCAAATAGAAAGTCGCCTCTGAAATACGAAAATCATTGCGAAACGTCTCTGGACACGTTAAGCGCAACAAGTACACACGCCAAGCCGCTGGCCACTTCCTCTCCTATCGATAGGCcgtttttctcgaaaacgaaaaaGCTTGCCACCACCTCCCTTCTTCAAACTTCCACcgttaatgaaagaaataaatatctaCAACAAACGATTGATAACAAAAAACGATTGAAAACAGACAAAAATCAAGAAACAATCACAG ACACCTCAGTCGTAAAACTTCAAAAGAATATGCTCGTTGAGCCGAAACAAAATAACCAG TTCGAAAAACGAGAGCATCTAACGGATCCTCGAACATTACTGAACAATTTAGATTTAGATAAATTTTTAACTTCTGTTCATGGACCAGCCTGA